The genomic DNA CATATTGACTGATGAGTAGTTCAAGGTTTATCCGTTGAGCAGAGTTTTTGTATTTCTTTGAGCTGGCTTTTAATGAAGCGCTCAGATCACTCATCTTATCCAAGGAATCACCTCTGTAAAGtaaatcttcaatatttttcGACATGATCTGCTTCACGCCCACCAATTCTTGATTTAATTTGTCCAAATTgtcttgaacttttttgtCACTGTACGACTTTTTggtcttttgaagaaagttATCAAAACTAACAAAGGCATACGGCCTCACATTTGGCTTTGcactttcactttcatATGAATGTTGAAATTCCTGTGCGACATCCTGtaaatatgaaaatgcCAGATTGCGTGGATATCCCTTTTCACATATCACGAAATAAATAACTGTTGATGGCTTTATGTAATGAATCTCATAGTTACCGCTCTCTAGCGTTGCTTCAGTGGCACTTTGCGGGGTCATTCGAGAAACCACcatcttgatttttttcttttgttctGATAGTAAACCAGTGGCATCATCATCTACTGAGGCACAAAGTGGGAGGCCATCATCACGATAGATAAGGGTTGATTGAATCATAATAAGCTGCTGCTGCCCCGAATATGTATCGTTTTGTGTTTGAAACTCGGCGATTTGTTGAGCTTCACCATTTTATTCATAGCCAAAAAATTCAGTGATAACCAAGGCTCATTGATCACATGATGACCACCGATAAAGTAGAGTGATGATAATTTAGATGTCTATATTTAATATTTACACGTATATTAGTTTTAAACAATCAATCCCTTTTCATAAGTTCATGGTAAAATTCCACATCATCCACGCTGTTTAAAAATTCATCCCAGTTGACGTTATAACTTATCCAGAAGTCGTCTTCAATACTGTCGGCCATATTTTCGACCCCTGCTGCTATGCTCGGAACTCCATCGGGGTTATCACCCTTGGGCGAGGCAGTGCCTGATATTATGTTCGTAGTGTTGTTCGCAGTAGGTGGACTTGCGGTATTAGCAGCCAGCGTGCCTATATCATTCTGATATTGCACCATCCAAGTTTCTTCGGCTatttttctgctttctAACACCTTATCCATAACCTTATGACATAGCTTTTCTAATGCAAATGTTGTGATGAGAATATTCGATCGACGAACAAGTGAATTGAATACCTTGTCACTGCTGCGCGCTAATCGATCGAATactattgaaaattcatcGAACACTGACATAAACGAtagcttttcaaaagacGGTACTCTAAACGAGGTCATATCAATTGGTGTATCTCGAGGCTCGGCACCTAGCACTAGTaatccattttcaaataatgtCAGTTTGTAGTAAAATATAGTGTAGAAA from Zygotorulaspora mrakii chromosome 7, complete sequence includes the following:
- the SEC22 gene encoding SNAP receptor SEC22 (similar to Saccharomyces cerevisiae SEC22 (YLR268W); ancestral locus Anc_6.62); amino-acid sequence: MIQSTLIYRDDGLPLCASVDDDATGLLSEQKKKIKMVVSRMTPQSATEATLESGNYEIHYIKPSTVIYFVICEKGYPRNLAFSYLQDVAQEFQHSYESESAKPNVRPYAFVSFDNFLQKTKKSYSDKKVQDNLDKLNQELVGVKQIMSKNIEDLLYRGDSLDKMSDLSASLKASSKKYKNSAQRINLELLISQYAPIALVALFFVFIIWWIFLRG